In one Deinococcota bacterium genomic region, the following are encoded:
- a CDS encoding dodecin family protein — protein MSVIKVIEVLAQSDKSWDDAAQVALQHASKSVRNIQSIYVKEMQAIVENDRITHYRINAKISFKLEE, from the coding sequence ATGTCTGTAATCAAAGTGATCGAAGTCTTGGCGCAATCGGACAAGAGTTGGGATGACGCCGCCCAAGTGGCCTTGCAACATGCCTCCAAGTCCGTTCGTAACATCCAGTCCATCTACGTCAAGGAGATGCAGGCCATCGTCGAAAACGACCGCATCACCCACTACAGGATCAACGCCAAGATCTCGTTCAAACTCGAAGAGTAG
- the rpsT gene encoding 30S ribosomal protein S20, with protein MMARNRSAMKYHRQSQEVRAVNRARKSTIRTFSKKAVAAAEAGNHDDATKFTRVAVSLIDKAAKGSVKGSTLHKNTAARRKSRLAKRINKQLADSKSS; from the coding sequence ATTATGGCCAGAAACAGATCAGCGATGAAATACCACCGCCAGTCGCAAGAGGTGAGAGCGGTCAACCGCGCCAGGAAATCGACCATTCGCACCTTCAGCAAGAAGGCGGTGGCCGCGGCGGAAGCGGGCAATCACGACGACGCCACCAAGTTCACCCGCGTGGCCGTCAGTTTGATCGACAAGGCGGCAAAGGGGTCCGTCAAGGGCTCGACCCTGCACAAGAACACGGCCGCGCGCAGAAAGTCGCGCCTCGCCAAACGCATCAACAAGCAACTCGCAGACAGCAAAAGCAGCTAA
- a CDS encoding aldehyde dehydrogenase family protein codes for MAKTFTHIIGGKEVGSDKSFESRSSPNLGDVLGSFPEASREQVREACLVARQAFVTWRDTPAPVRGDLIGKIGKALEREKESLSRLVTREMGKTLKEARGSVQEAIDTCHFFQSEGRRLYGQTVPSEMHNKELNTYRRPLGVVGIVTAGNFPIAVPSWKIIPALVTGNTVVWKPSEDAPAVAYAFMKLMQEAGLPSGVVNLVFGGGKEAAGEFLVEMMDEGLLDKFAFTGSTAVGRLIGEVAGRNLLHPTLELGGKNPLVVMRDADLDNAVAGALWASFGTGGQRCTSAGNLIIDEPVYDSFRHKFLEGAQRLKIGNPVKHEDVVYGPFINGRFYERWLEHYDWGRLEGATLLYGDGRISEESKPDGFVGEPSEAYYGWPTVWEGVRPGMQQFQEEIFGPTINLVKVDGIDEAVHTANAVDYGLSSAIYTMSREWAYLFKDKIQAGMTSINNSTTGAEAHMPFGGVKGSGNGTRESGIWVIDNYTYWHGVNDDVSGRLQLAQMDTEYLTPTDVIEVNELFG; via the coding sequence ATGGCAAAGACATTCACGCACATCATCGGCGGCAAAGAGGTAGGCAGCGACAAGAGCTTCGAGTCGCGCAGCTCGCCGAACCTTGGTGACGTTCTGGGCAGCTTTCCCGAGGCGAGCCGCGAGCAGGTCCGCGAGGCCTGTCTGGTGGCGCGGCAGGCCTTCGTCACCTGGCGGGACACACCGGCGCCCGTCCGCGGCGACCTCATCGGCAAGATCGGCAAGGCGCTCGAGCGCGAGAAGGAGTCGCTCAGCCGTCTGGTCACCCGCGAGATGGGCAAGACCCTCAAGGAGGCGCGTGGCAGCGTCCAGGAGGCCATCGACACCTGCCACTTTTTCCAGTCCGAGGGGCGCAGGCTCTACGGCCAGACGGTGCCGTCCGAGATGCACAACAAGGAGCTCAACACCTACCGCCGTCCTCTGGGCGTCGTCGGCATCGTCACCGCCGGCAACTTTCCCATCGCGGTGCCGAGCTGGAAGATAATTCCGGCCCTGGTCACCGGCAACACCGTCGTCTGGAAGCCCTCCGAGGACGCCCCGGCGGTCGCCTACGCCTTCATGAAGCTGATGCAGGAGGCGGGCCTGCCAAGCGGCGTGGTCAACCTGGTCTTCGGCGGCGGCAAGGAGGCGGCGGGGGAATTCCTCGTCGAGATGATGGACGAGGGTTTACTCGACAAGTTCGCCTTTACCGGCTCGACCGCGGTAGGACGCCTCATCGGTGAAGTTGCCGGGCGCAACCTCTTGCATCCCACGCTCGAGCTCGGCGGCAAGAACCCGCTCGTGGTCATGCGCGACGCCGACTTAGACAACGCCGTGGCGGGCGCGCTGTGGGCGTCGTTTGGCACCGGCGGCCAGCGCTGCACCTCGGCGGGCAACCTGATCATCGACGAGCCCGTCTACGATAGCTTCAGGCACAAGTTCTTGGAGGGCGCCCAGAGGCTCAAGATCGGTAACCCGGTCAAGCACGAGGACGTGGTCTACGGACCCTTCATCAACGGGCGCTTTTATGAGCGCTGGTTGGAGCACTACGACTGGGGCCGGCTCGAAGGGGCCACCCTGCTCTACGGCGACGGCCGCATCAGCGAGGAGAGCAAACCCGACGGCTTCGTCGGCGAGCCGAGTGAGGCCTACTACGGCTGGCCGACGGTCTGGGAGGGCGTGCGCCCCGGCATGCAGCAATTCCAAGAGGAGATCTTCGGGCCGACCATCAACCTGGTCAAGGTGGACGGCATCGACGAGGCCGTCCACACCGCCAACGCCGTCGACTACGGCCTGAGCAGCGCCATCTACACCATGAGCCGCGAGTGGGCCTACCTCTTCAAGGACAAGATCCAGGCGGGCATGACGAGTATCAACAACTCGACCACCGGCGCCGAGGCCCACATGCCCTTCGGTGGCGTCAAGGGCTCGGGCAACGGCACCCGCGAGTCGGGCATCTGGGTGATCGACAACTACACCTACTGGCACGGCGTCAACGACGACGTCTCGGGCAGGCTCCAGCTCGCGCAGATGGATACCGAGTACCTGACGCCCACCGACGTGATCGAGGTGAACGAGCTTTTCGGCTAG